The following are encoded together in the Salvia hispanica cultivar TCC Black 2014 chromosome 6, UniMelb_Shisp_WGS_1.0, whole genome shotgun sequence genome:
- the LOC125195310 gene encoding uncharacterized protein LOC125195310, giving the protein MSNLTYKCLMETHKLTVSNFTDWLRCLRLVLRHDKIDYVLDKPIGVVPSKESSEFATFDAAAYEKHVENANDAQCIMLSSMSLELQRQHEHMLPYEMLKHLESLYASQAQTMEYEILRDLFKCKLHDGGKVSEHVLKMIGLIERLASIGTVLPANVSTNLIFQSRPNSFENFIVNFNMNNTKVGLPELHNMLKTYESSTTKVKYVLMVSSSVKSSKWKNKQQQKKKASKDVVLKPKSGGAKKKSKSSKDECLFRHEKGYWKRDCPKFKALGAESESSGSK; this is encoded by the exons ATGTCAAACTTGACTTACAAGTGTTTGATGGAAACACACAAGTTGACTGTGTCAAATTTCACGGATTGGCTCCGTTGTTTGCGCTTGGTGCTAAGGCATGACAAAATTGATTATGTCTTGGACAAACCAATTGGTGTCGTTCCCAGTAAGGAATCCTCTGAGTTTGCTACGTTTGACGCTGCTGCTTATGAGAAACATGTTGAAAATGCAAATGATGCTCAGTGCATCATGCTGTCATCCATGAGTTTGGAACTTCAAAGACAACATGAGCACATGCTTCCATATGAGATGCTTAAACACTTGGAGAGTTTGTATGCTTCACAAGCTCAAACTATGGAGTATGAGATACTTCGCGATCTCTTCAAGTGCAAGCTTCATGATGGGGGCAAGGTTTCTGAGCATGTGCTGAAAATGATTGGTTTGATTGAGAGGTTAGCATCGATTGGAACGGTGCTTCCCGCAAATGTCTCAACAAATCTAATTTTTCAGTCTCGTCCTAATAGTTTTGAGAATTTCATTGTGAATTTCAACATGAACAACACGAAGGTTGGGCTGCCAGAGTTGCACAACATGCTTAAGACTTATGAGTCTTCCACTACTAAGGTCAAATATGTGCTCATGGTGAGCTCTTCTGTGAAGTCTTCCAAATGGAAGAATAAGCAACAACAGAAGAAGAAAGCATCTAAGGATGTTGTTCTAAAGCCTAAGAGTGGAGGGGCTAAGAAGAAGTCGAAATCATCAAAGGATGAGTGTCTTTTCCGTCATGAGAAGGGATATTGGAAGAGAGACTGCCCAAAATTCAAGGCACTTGGTGCAGAAAGTGAGAGCTCAG GGTCTAAGTGA